CCTCGGATGGATCGGAATTGCTGCGATTTTCGCAGCAATGGTTTCCCTTGTCGGACTACTTGGTGCCGCACCGGATTCGATTTTAGACGACACCTTTCGTCTTGATTCTTTTGGAAAAGCATTTAAACTCCTTCTGCTTGCAGGCGGGGCGCTAGTATTATTTTTAGCTGTCTCCTACAAGGCTGACCAGGGGATGGAAGAATACCGCGGTGAATTTTATTATTTATTCCTAACCGGATTACTCGGCGGAATGATTATGACATCGAGCGGTGACTTAATCACGTTATTTATCGGGTTAGAGTTGTTATCGATCTCTTCCTATATCTTAGCGGGTATGCGCAAAAATAATTTACAATCTAACGAGTCGGCCATGAAATATGTCATCAACGGCTCGATTGCTACTGCGATTACCTTATTTGGTATGAGTTATGTATACGGGTTAACAGGTACAACCAACTTGTTAGCTATCGCTGGAGCGCTTCAGTCCTTGGCTGATGCACAGCATGCGTACTTGCTAGGACTGGCATTCTTAATGATTTTTGTTGGATTAGGCTTTAAGTTGGCTGCTGCTCCATTCCATATGTGGGCACCAGACGTTTATCAAGGTGCACCAACACCAGTTACTGCTTTTTTAAGCGTTGTTTCAAAAACAGCAGGTTTCGTTATTGTTGCTCGAATTTTAATATCCGTCTTTGGTGTAGCAGCTACAGAAGGTCCTGGCTCGATGCCAATTCTTTATAACATGCAGGACTATATTGCGGTTGTGGCAGGAGCTACGATGATCATCGGAAACGTGGTTGCTCTGAAACAAAGCAATATTAAAAGAATGTTTGCTTACTCGAGCATTGCGCATGCAGGCTATGTTCTAGTGGCGTTCACGTCTTTGAGCTCGAACTTCTTTTACAGTGTTTGGTTCTATTTATTAGCGTACTTGTTCATGAACCTTGGAGCTTTTGCGGTAATCCAATTAGTAGAGGCTAAAACTGGTTCAACAAAGATTGCAGATTTCGCTGGGTTGTATCGCCGTTCACCTGTGCTTGCTGTTACAATGGGAATCTTGTTAATCGCATTAGCAGGCTTTCCAGGTACTGCAGGCTTCATCGGTAAGCTGAACATCTTTATCGGTGCTTTCATGGTGCAGGAACCGCATTATGTATTGGCGTCCGTCATGATTGCCACAACCGTAGTATCGTATTTTTACTACTTCGGTATCATGACACAAATGTTCTTCCGCCCAGCAGCGGATGACAGCAAGTTCTCAAAAATTCCAGTGGGAATCGTTGTTGTTTTATTCGTCACCGTCGCAGCGTCCGTTCTGTTTGGAGTATTCCCAGACATCGCTATCGACTTCGTGAACGAAAACTTCAACCAATTCTCAGACTTTCTACAATAGACCGGCAACTTTGGGGGAAGGACCTGGTCTAGGTCAAACAAAGAGGGGTAACGATATATAATGAAAGAAGAGGCATGGGGGCCTCTTCTTAACAAGCAAAACGGTCCTTTGAAAGGGACCGTTTTTTGTGGTTATTATTGGATAGGGTCAGGAACTTGTCTTTTATCCTTCAGTTCATCCTTAGAATCACTATTCTGCATTTCACCGCCAAGCTTTTTCACTTCATCCCAATCCTGTGCCATTGAGCTATTGTTTGCTGCCGCTAATGTATTCCTGTCATCCTGATTAGGAGTCCTTCTATTCTTCGTTAGCACCAATATTTTACCTTCTTTAACAGAATTCCCGTATAATTCGGCCTGATCATCTGGAATTCCTATTCCAATTAATGCTCCGGTTAATCCGCCTAAACCGGCGCCCGCTACGGCACCAATTAAACTTGAAGCAATCGGTCCTGCCGCGATGATTGGGCCCACTCCAGGGATGGCAAGAGCACCAACTCCTACAAGTAAACCTGTTAACCCACCGAGTGTTCCACCTGCTAAAGCACCTGTAGCCGCACTTTCTTCTGCAACTGTACCTGTTTCGTCCGCAATATAATTCACATTTTTAAGGTCTTTACCAATAACACAGATATCTTGTTTGTCGTATCCCTGTTTTACAAGGTCCTCAATGGCGATAATCGCTTCCTGTTCGGTATCATAAACGCCTATAACATTCTTTTCAATCCTGTCCATATTTGTTTCCTCCTCTTTTATTCGTTTCGAAAGATTAATCATTTGATGACTATCTAGATAATTTATCCTTTACTTCCCCAACTTCTTCTTGTACTTTACCTTTAGCCTGATCGACTTTACCTTCCGTTTCTGTTGAACGATCATCCGTCAGTTTACCCCATTGTTCTTTTGCCTTGCCTTTCACGGTATCTACATATCCATTCATTTTATCTTTGTTCATTTTAAGTTTCCTCCTTGTGTGTTTATATTTACTGCATCACCAATGGTTATTGGTTAACACCATCACTAACACCGTTATCCTCAACTTTTTTCTCTAAATCTTTTTGTGCTTGTTTTAATTCTGTTCCAACTTTATTGATGGTTTCTTCGGCTTTTTGTTTTGTGCCTGTATCTACTTCATCCTTCTGTTGTCCATCACTGACTCCATTATCCTGGTCAACTCCATCGCCGCACCCCGTTAATCCTGCTAAGGTAAGCGAAACAGCCAATCCGCCAACTAGTAAACTTTTCTTCATGGTTTACACCTCCAAGAAATATTTGTACTATGCATAATGGTTTTTAAGTAAAGAATCCTGATGCCTAGGCGAGTTATAGCAGGAATGTAGTGATAATTTAGCTAGCTTCTGTTTTGCAGCCTCGATTAAACTCATGCCTCTCTAGCTCCCTTCATCTTGTTTTGTTCTGCCCTTTTTATATTCCCGTTCATAAGGATCTGAAACTTTTTTTAGTAGAAAAATACTTGGAATCCGGTTTCTTTCTATTTAATAGTTTTTTTAGAAAAACATTTAGTTGATAAAAAATGAAGATTTTTTGTTTGGTTCACTTGCTAAAAGGGTAAAAGCATACTAGACAAATTAAAGGAGGAAATAACAATGGAAAAAACGTTGAAAAAGAAATTAATCATGACAGGTATGGTATTTGCTTTAACATTTGGTGCGCTGACAGGCTGTGGAGACGGAGTGGACCAGGATAATGGAGTAACTGATGGAGAACAAAAAGATGAGATGGATAACAAAAATCCAGAAACAAACTAAATGCTGTGGAGATTGGATAGGAAACAGAAGAGAAACTTCTTTTCCTTATCTATTGGCTGTGTTAAAGAAGACTATTGATTTTAGAACCTGTTGATTGGAGCGGAAGGCGCTTGACTCCTGCTGGATGCACGAGCTGAGTGAGACCCCACAGGTCGGAACGACCGAGGAGGCTTACGGCCGAGCCCGCGGAAAGCATAGCGCCTCGTGACAGGCAAAGACCGGCTGTCCCTGCGATGATTATTCCAAGAAGCATTCCTTTGTGGAGCGCAACTCAACAGCAAAGTTTAACACAGCCTACCTATTAAAAAGTAGAAAAGGAGATTGGTAGAATGAATGTAAATGAAATGATGGCGGGGTGGACCTCGTACTTTTATCAGCTTCCGAACCTATTATTTGCTCTTCTAGTCTTACTGGTTGGCTGGCTGATTGCCAAAAGCATTGGTAAAAGTGTGGAAGCTCTTCTGAGGAGAACTAAATTTGATGACAAGTTGTTTGCCAACGTTGGGACAAAGAAATATTCTTCAGAAATCATAATAGGAAAAATCGTTTATTATATTTTACTGGTTGTCGTGTGGATTATCTTTTTTAATATGCTTAACTTAAGCTTAATTGCGACACCGCTCGTACAAATGCTGACGATGATTACAGCAGCGATTCCAAACTTATTGAAAGCTGCCCTTATTTTACTATTTGCTTGGGGTGTTGCTTCGCTACTTCGTATCCTTTTTAAAAAGGGAGCGGCTATGGTTCATTTGGAACGCCGCTTCGTTCAATGGAAAATCGCCATAAGTCAAAGTGAAGCGGTAAACAAGGTAAACGGTATTGCAAAGGCAATCTTCTATTTTGTACTTTTACTATTCTTGCCGGGAGTATTAGGAGCGTTACAGATTGAAGGCGTTTCTGAACCATTTGCCGATACGCTTTCAACCTTACTAGCCTTCATACCTAAGCTATTTGCGGCAGCCCTTATTGTGTTTGTCGGTTGGCTGATTGCAAAAATAGTCCGAGATATCCTAACAAACTTCTTGAGCAGTATTGGGACAGAAAAACTTGGTCAACGTATAGGAATCGTAAAAACGAAGGATAGCATTAGTCTATCAAGTATTATCGGAAACATTGCGTTTATTTTAATCTTAATCCCTACCATCATTACTGCTTTAGAAAAACTTGATTTAAAAGGCATTTCGGATCCAGCCATTGCGATGCTTCATGATGTTGTATCGCTTATACCAAACATTGCCGTGGCTGTTATTCTGATCTTAGTGGGGATTTGGCTTGGAAAATGGGTGGAGAAAATCGTCACTCAAATGCTTTGGCGTTTAAAGATTGATAGTGTGTTTACCCAAATGGGTGTCGGCTCACTTAAACCTGAGCAATCAACGTATACGCTTTCTCAAATTATCGGAATGCTGGCTAAAATTGTCGTTATATTATTATTCGCAGTTGAGGCCTTACAAATTGTTCAATTAGAATTCCTTGTTGTTCTAGGAACAGCAGTGATTTCGTACTTACCAATGTTGTTCGCCGCCCTTATTATTTTGGGAATTGGTTTATATCTTGGTAATTTAGTTCAGCGTATTTTACAGAATATCCTTAAAAACAGCTATTCAAGAACTCTCGCAGCGATTGCGAAATATGCCATTTTTTCGATTACCATCTTTATGGCTTTAGATCAGCTGGGTGTAGCACACTCCATTGTCAATGCTGCATTTATTCTCCTATTAGGCGGATTAGCATTAGCGTTTGGACTTGCATTCGGACTTGGAGGCAAAGACTTCGCTTCCAAATATCTGCGTAAACTGGATCAAAAAATCGATAACAAAATAATAGAATAAGAGATTCGTTGAAGCTAAACGAAATAATAACAATCCGGATCTACGTGATTTCGGATTGTTATTTTTATAGGCTGTGTAAAAGGACACTGTTGATTTTAGAACCTGTTGATTGGAGCGAAAGGCGCTCGATCCTCAAAAATGCTATCGCATTTTCTTCGTGCGGTGATTATTCGAGGGAGTAAATTCAAAATCCTGCGGGATGAACGAGCTGAGTGAGACCCCGCAGGTCGGGACGACCGAGGAGGCTCACGGGCGAGCCCGCGAACCGCTCGCGCCTGTAGCGCAAATCAACAGCCCAGTTTAACACAGCCTTTTTATAAGAAGGGAGGAAGGCTGCTCAATGACAATTATAAATCTATTATTGATAGCCCTTTTAATTGCACTAACCGGCTTTTTTGTAGCGATAGAATTTGCGATTGTAAAGGTTCGCCCATCTAGAATTGATCAATTAATTGCGGAAGGGAAAAAGGGTGCAGTTTCTGCTAAAAAGGTAGTAAACCACCTGGATGAATACCTATCAGCCTGTCAATTGGGGATAACGGTAACAGCACTCGGACTCGGTTGGCTGGGAGAACCCACTGTGGAAAAAATAATCCATCCCTTGTTTTCTGTATTAAATATCAACGAGTCGCTTTCACATATTCTCTCTTTTATTATTGCCTTTGTAGCTGTTACATTTCTCCATGTCGTAGTGGGGGAATTAGCCCCGAAAACCGTTGCTATTCACAAGGCAGAAGAGGTAGCACTTCTGTTTGCTGCCCCGATCATAGGATTTACCAAAGTGATGCGCCCCTTTATTTGGGCACTAAACGGTTCTGCTAGACTGCTGGTTGGAATTTTCGGCTTAAAACCGGAATCCGAACAAGAATTAGCTCATTCTGAAGAAGAGCTCCGTTTGCTGTTATCGGAAAGCTATAAGAAGGGTGAAATCAATCAAAATGAATTAAACTATGTGAACAATATTTTTGAATTTGATGAGAGAGTGGCAAAAGAGATCATGGTACCCCGGACTGAGATTAGTACCATTTCAATTAACGATTCCATTGATGTGGTTTTAAACAAGGTAAGAGCGGAGAATTATTCCAGGTACCCTGTCATGGAGGGTGACAAAGACAACATTATAGGGGTTCTTAACGTTAAAGTGATGGTAACGGCCCAACTCATGAA
This genomic stretch from Neobacillus niacini harbors:
- the nuoN gene encoding NADH-quinone oxidoreductase subunit NuoN gives rise to the protein MSLEELTSFNWSIMTPEFFIVGVAALLTVIDLFMPKKQDRRILGWIGIAAIFAAMVSLVGLLGAAPDSILDDTFRLDSFGKAFKLLLLAGGALVLFLAVSYKADQGMEEYRGEFYYLFLTGLLGGMIMTSSGDLITLFIGLELLSISSYILAGMRKNNLQSNESAMKYVINGSIATAITLFGMSYVYGLTGTTNLLAIAGALQSLADAQHAYLLGLAFLMIFVGLGFKLAAAPFHMWAPDVYQGAPTPVTAFLSVVSKTAGFVIVARILISVFGVAATEGPGSMPILYNMQDYIAVVAGATMIIGNVVALKQSNIKRMFAYSSIAHAGYVLVAFTSLSSNFFYSVWFYLLAYLFMNLGAFAVIQLVEAKTGSTKIADFAGLYRRSPVLAVTMGILLIALAGFPGTAGFIGKLNIFIGAFMVQEPHYVLASVMIATTVVSYFYYFGIMTQMFFRPAADDSKFSKIPVGIVVVLFVTVAASVLFGVFPDIAIDFVNENFNQFSDFLQ
- a CDS encoding general stress protein; this translates as MDRIEKNVIGVYDTEQEAIIAIEDLVKQGYDKQDICVIGKDLKNVNYIADETGTVAEESAATGALAGGTLGGLTGLLVGVGALAIPGVGPIIAAGPIASSLIGAVAGAGLGGLTGALIGIGIPDDQAELYGNSVKEGKILVLTKNRRTPNQDDRNTLAAANNSSMAQDWDEVKKLGGEMQNSDSKDELKDKRQVPDPIQ
- a CDS encoding CsbD family protein encodes the protein MNKDKMNGYVDTVKGKAKEQWGKLTDDRSTETEGKVDQAKGKVQEEVGEVKDKLSR
- a CDS encoding mechanosensitive ion channel, producing the protein MNVNEMMAGWTSYFYQLPNLLFALLVLLVGWLIAKSIGKSVEALLRRTKFDDKLFANVGTKKYSSEIIIGKIVYYILLVVVWIIFFNMLNLSLIATPLVQMLTMITAAIPNLLKAALILLFAWGVASLLRILFKKGAAMVHLERRFVQWKIAISQSEAVNKVNGIAKAIFYFVLLLFLPGVLGALQIEGVSEPFADTLSTLLAFIPKLFAAALIVFVGWLIAKIVRDILTNFLSSIGTEKLGQRIGIVKTKDSISLSSIIGNIAFILILIPTIITALEKLDLKGISDPAIAMLHDVVSLIPNIAVAVILILVGIWLGKWVEKIVTQMLWRLKIDSVFTQMGVGSLKPEQSTYTLSQIIGMLAKIVVILLFAVEALQIVQLEFLVVLGTAVISYLPMLFAALIILGIGLYLGNLVQRILQNILKNSYSRTLAAIAKYAIFSITIFMALDQLGVAHSIVNAAFILLLGGLALAFGLAFGLGGKDFASKYLRKLDQKIDNKIIE
- a CDS encoding hemolysin family protein — encoded protein: MTIINLLLIALLIALTGFFVAIEFAIVKVRPSRIDQLIAEGKKGAVSAKKVVNHLDEYLSACQLGITVTALGLGWLGEPTVEKIIHPLFSVLNINESLSHILSFIIAFVAVTFLHVVVGELAPKTVAIHKAEEVALLFAAPIIGFTKVMRPFIWALNGSARLLVGIFGLKPESEQELAHSEEELRLLLSESYKKGEINQNELNYVNNIFEFDERVAKEIMVPRTEISTISINDSIDVVLNKVRAENYSRYPVMEGDKDNIIGVLNVKVMVTAQLMNKKEGSLRPFIKPVIKAIETIPIHDLLVRMQKERTQMAILVDEYGGTSGLVTVEDIIEEIVGEVRDEFDTDEVAKIQKVKENHYLLDGKVLIEDVNSLLGTNIAGERIDTIGGWFLTQNFDVGIGTEAKFDGYLFKVREAVGHHILYLDVKKIVS